Proteins co-encoded in one Daphnia carinata strain CSIRO-1 chromosome 3, CSIRO_AGI_Dcar_HiC_V3, whole genome shotgun sequence genomic window:
- the LOC130692804 gene encoding voltage-gated hydrogen channel 1-like: MESTKEMLLPHTDIDGSQQSQIEMVTVDKDPGTRLISNGTQFDQHDALLPKDDVLHPCHVYASDPNLTTMPDTSSRGRLRRILNSHRFQVFIVSFVIVDCMVVIAELLMDLRILGMLEETGMKNRSKVPLEAHYIVPDVLHSISIAILAMFLLETIIKIAAFGLSFLRMGWEIFDTVVILVTFVLDVLMQHSHSSTNGLGLFIILRLWRVARILNGMVRSVRSQAVRHVECEKRRREALEEELLKYRELNQRQRKLIVELENLLKTNNIPIPDSIVLAAT; the protein is encoded by the exons ATGGAGTCTACTAAAGAAATGCTTTTACCTCATACCGACATTGATGGGAGTCAACAGTCTCAGATTGAAATGGTTACAGTGGACAAAGACCCAGGGACGAGGTTGATTTCGAATGGTACTCAATTTGACCAGCATGATGCTCTTCTGCCTAAAGATGATGTGTTGCACCCGTGTCATGTCTACGCTTCTGATCCCAATCTGACTACAATGCCTGATACCAGCAGTAGAGGAAGACTAAGGAGAATACTCaattcacatcgattccaa GTTTTTATCGTATCCTTTGTCATAGTGGATTGTATGGTAGTGATTGCAGAACTTCTAATGGACCTTAGAATACTTGGAATGTTGGAAGAAACAGGGATGAAAAACCGCAGCAAGGTGCCATTGGAAGCGCACTACATAGTACCAGATGTTTTGCACAGCATCAGTATAG CTATATTGGCCATGTTTCTCTTGGAAACAATCATCAAAATTGCAGCTTTCGGTCTATCCTTTCTCAGGATGGGTTGGGAAATATTTGACACTGTCGTCATTTTAGTGACATTCGTTCTTGACGTATTGATGCAACACTCACATTCGTCTACTAACGGCCTCGGCCTCTTCATCATTTTACGTTTGTGGCGAGTGGCTCGTATTCTTAACGGAATGGTTCGTTCTGTGCGAAGTCAGGCTGTTCGCCATGTAGAATGCGAAAAGCGTCGAAGAGAGGCACTCGAAGAAGAACTGCTCAAGTACAGAGAACTCAACCAACGGCAAAGGAAACTCATTGTCGAACTCGAGAATCTTCTAAAGACTAATAACATTCCCATACCCGACAGCATAGTTCTAGCTGCTACATAG